A genome region from Candidatus Kuenenbacteria bacterium includes the following:
- the asnS gene encoding asparagine--tRNA ligase, translated as MNIFIKELAQHKDQEVTLRGWIYNFRSSGSIMFLQLRDGTGFVQGILNKADVSEEKWNEAQKIVLETSIELIGIVTEHPKHVGEFELQVKDFKIYQIPVEEYPIAKKEHGPEFLLDNRHLWLRSSHQWAIQRVRDTLIRGCYEWMNEHNFIKFDSPILTPSACEGTTTLFGVDYFDLGKAYLSQSGQLYLEAAIGSLGRVFDFGPVFRAEKSKTRRHLTEFWMMDAEAAFVEHEENLKIQEELISFMVQKILMENKLELKILERDLTPLENVKSPFYRITHAEAVKKLRELGSDIGEMDDLGADDETILTKQYDKPIFVEKYPAEVKAFYMKRDPQNPKYCLNADLLAPEGYGEIIGGSQREDDYEELIKRIKEHNLPMEAFQWYVDLRKFGSVPHSGFGFGLERIVAWVCGLQHIRETIPFPRMINRITP; from the coding sequence ATGAATATTTTTATTAAAGAGTTGGCACAGCATAAAGACCAGGAAGTCACATTGCGTGGCTGGATTTATAATTTTCGCTCTTCGGGGTCAATAATGTTTTTGCAGTTGCGCGATGGCACCGGCTTTGTACAGGGAATTTTGAATAAGGCGGATGTGAGCGAGGAGAAATGGAATGAAGCGCAGAAAATTGTTTTAGAAACGTCTATTGAATTGATCGGCATAGTAACAGAACATCCAAAACATGTTGGAGAGTTTGAATTGCAAGTGAAGGACTTCAAGATTTATCAAATTCCAGTGGAAGAATACCCGATTGCCAAAAAAGAACATGGGCCGGAATTTTTGTTGGACAACCGGCATTTGTGGCTGCGGTCTTCTCATCAATGGGCGATTCAAAGAGTGAGAGATACCCTGATTCGCGGCTGCTACGAATGGATGAATGAGCATAATTTTATAAAATTTGATTCGCCGATTTTAACACCCTCAGCCTGCGAAGGCACGACCACGCTTTTTGGCGTGGATTATTTTGATTTGGGTAAGGCTTATTTATCCCAGTCAGGTCAATTATATTTGGAAGCGGCCATTGGATCTTTGGGGCGAGTTTTTGATTTTGGGCCAGTGTTTCGGGCGGAAAAATCCAAAACTAGAAGGCATTTGACAGAATTCTGGATGATGGATGCCGAAGCGGCCTTTGTGGAACATGAAGAAAATTTAAAAATTCAGGAAGAGTTAATTAGTTTTATGGTTCAAAAAATTTTGATGGAGAACAAGCTGGAATTAAAAATTTTGGAAAGAGATTTGACGCCACTGGAAAATGTGAAATCGCCATTTTATCGCATTACCCATGCGGAGGCAGTAAAAAAATTACGTGAATTGGGGAGTGACATTGGCGAGATGGATGATCTCGGGGCTGATGATGAAACCATTTTGACCAAGCAATATGATAAGCCGATTTTCGTGGAAAAATATCCGGCGGAAGTCAAAGCCTTTTATATGAAACGCGATCCACAAAATCCAAAATATTGTTTAAATGCAGATTTACTCGCGCCAGAAGGTTATGGGGAAATTATTGGTGGCAGTCAGAGGGAAGATGATTATGAAGAATTAATTAAAAGAATCAAAGAACACAATTTGCCTATGGAAGCTTTTCAATGGTATGTGGATCTTAGAAAATTTGGCAGTGTGCCACATAGTGGGTTTGGTTTTGGTCTGGAGCGCATTGTGGCTTGGGTTTGCGGACTGCAGCACATTAGAGAGACGATTCCTTTCCCGAGGATGATAAATCGGATTACTCCGTAG
- a CDS encoding desulfoferrodoxin produces MQKNSVYKCNVCGNIVELIHVGGGPLVCCGQPMELLAEKTADQGMEKHVPVIEKIDGGYKVKVGSVAHPMEEGHYIQWIELIVGEKAYREYLNPGQAPEVVFMVEAENVSAREYCNLHGLWRA; encoded by the coding sequence ATGCAAAAAAATAGCGTTTATAAATGTAATGTCTGTGGTAATATAGTAGAATTAATTCATGTGGGTGGTGGACCTTTGGTGTGTTGCGGACAGCCGATGGAGCTTTTAGCAGAGAAAACTGCCGATCAGGGCATGGAAAAACACGTGCCAGTGATTGAAAAAATTGATGGCGGGTATAAGGTAAAAGTGGGCTCGGTCGCTCATCCGATGGAAGAAGGGCATTATATTCAGTGGATTGAATTAATTGTTGGCGAAAAAGCATATCGAGAATATTTGAATCCGGGTCAAGCGCCAGAAGTAGTGTTTATGGTTGAGGCAGAAAATGTGTCAGCGCGAGAGTATTGTAATTTGCATGGACTGTGGAGGGCATAA
- the aspS gene encoding aspartate--tRNA ligase encodes MNRNISKDTVNKINEKIKLNGWVNNRRNMGKIVFLDVRDRWGVVQVVCVPAELDEASQNALNEVRPEFVLEIEGVVQARGEKQINQNSPTGMVEILAKKILILSAAETPPFEIDNEERQANEELRLKYRYLDLRHERMKKNIDLRHKIAKAIREFFYGQDFLEIETPYVSKSTPEGARDFLIPSRHYPGKFFALPQSPQQYKQLLMVSGLEKYFQLARCFRDEDSRGDRQPEFTQLDMEMSFVEREDVMAINEAALIEVIKKAAPEKKIQEIPFPRLSYKEAMEKYGTDRPDLRQDKNDPNLLALCWIIDFPFFEKTDDGGWTFTHNPFSMPKPEYLDDMMSGENVGEILTTQYDVVMNGYEIGGGSIRAHRPEVLKKTFEIMGYNNKEIESQFGHMLQSFKYGTPPHGGIAWGFDRLVMLLAGEPNIREVIAFPKTADNRDPLMDGPSEVSGKQLSELGIQIKK; translated from the coding sequence ATGAATAGAAACATTTCTAAAGACACAGTAAATAAAATCAATGAAAAAATAAAACTCAATGGTTGGGTGAATAATCGCCGCAATATGGGCAAGATTGTGTTTTTGGATGTGCGCGATAGGTGGGGAGTAGTGCAGGTGGTGTGCGTGCCGGCAGAATTAGATGAGGCGTCGCAAAATGCCCTGAATGAAGTCCGGCCGGAGTTTGTTTTGGAAATCGAAGGTGTGGTGCAGGCCCGCGGGGAGAAACAGATTAATCAAAATTCACCAACTGGCATGGTAGAAATTTTGGCCAAGAAAATTTTAATTTTATCGGCAGCAGAGACGCCGCCTTTTGAAATTGATAATGAAGAGCGGCAGGCCAATGAAGAATTGCGTCTCAAATATCGCTATCTGGATCTGCGGCACGAGAGGATGAAAAAGAATATTGATTTGAGGCACAAAATAGCTAAAGCAATAAGAGAATTTTTTTATGGCCAAGATTTTTTGGAGATAGAAACTCCCTATGTTTCAAAATCTACACCAGAAGGGGCAAGGGATTTCTTGATACCCTCGCGTCATTATCCCGGTAAGTTTTTTGCTTTACCCCAGAGCCCCCAACAGTATAAGCAGTTATTGATGGTATCGGGGTTAGAAAAATATTTTCAGCTGGCCAGATGTTTTCGAGATGAAGATTCGCGTGGCGATCGTCAGCCAGAATTTACCCAGCTGGATATGGAGATGTCTTTTGTAGAAAGAGAAGACGTGATGGCAATAAATGAGGCCGCGCTGATCGAAGTAATAAAGAAAGCGGCGCCAGAAAAGAAAATTCAGGAAATTCCTTTTCCGAGATTGAGCTATAAAGAAGCGATGGAAAAATATGGCACAGACAGGCCAGATTTGCGTCAAGATAAAAATGATCCAAATTTGTTAGCCCTGTGCTGGATCATTGATTTTCCGTTTTTTGAGAAGACTGACGACGGGGGGTGGACATTTACGCATAATCCGTTTTCTATGCCCAAGCCAGAATATTTGGATGATATGATGAGCGGCGAAAATGTTGGCGAGATATTAACAACGCAATATGACGTGGTAATGAATGGTTATGAAATCGGTGGGGGTAGTATTCGGGCGCATAGGCCAGAGGTTTTGAAAAAAACTTTTGAAATTATGGGCTATAACAACAAGGAAATCGAATCGCAGTTTGGGCACATGCTCCAATCTTTCAAATACGGTACGCCGCCCCACGGTGGGATTGCCTGGGGTTTTGATCGATTGGTAATGCTTTTGGCGGGCGAACCAAATATTCGTGAAGTAATTGCTTTCCCGAAGACGGCCGACAATCGTGATCCTCTGATGGACGGCCCAAGCGAGGTAAGTGGAAAACAGTTAAGTGAATTGGGCATACAAATAAAGAAATGA
- a CDS encoding methyltransferase domain-containing protein: protein MKKTKLLNPKSGYDLYAPFYDKKLAYLDSFEQFHLLPNLKDIKGKTILDVGAGTGRLTLRLAEKGADVTAIDISPEILKILKKKNNKIKTMVADAESLPFPDNSFDIIVAAFLIVHLKDPKYFFTESYRVLKPGGILAITNINQKRPPELETGKGKIIIESYYHRPEQVLEDLKNNLFTITKNILIKDKDVWINQIIIAEK, encoded by the coding sequence ATGAAAAAGACAAAACTCCTCAACCCAAAATCTGGCTATGACCTCTATGCCCCTTTCTATGACAAAAAGTTGGCTTATTTAGATTCTTTTGAACAATTTCACCTTTTGCCCAATCTGAAAGACATTAAAGGTAAAACGATTTTAGATGTCGGCGCTGGCACTGGCCGGCTAACCTTGAGACTGGCAGAAAAGGGCGCTGATGTTACCGCTATAGATATCTCGCCGGAGATTCTAAAAATATTAAAAAAGAAAAATAATAAAATTAAGACCATGGTCGCCGACGCAGAAAGTCTGCCTTTTCCGGACAACTCTTTTGATATTATTGTCGCCGCCTTTTTAATTGTTCATCTCAAAGACCCAAAATATTTTTTTACTGAGAGCTATCGCGTCCTCAAACCCGGCGGCATCTTGGCCATCACCAATATCAATCAAAAACGCCCACCCGAGCTGGAAACCGGAAAAGGTAAAATAATTATTGAATCTTACTACCATCGGCCAGAGCAAGTGCTAGAAGATTTGAAAAATAATCTTTTTACCATAACCAAAAACATCCTCATCAAAGACAAGGATGTTTGGATTAACCAAATTATTATTGCAGAAAAATAA